One window of Mangrovibacterium diazotrophicum genomic DNA carries:
- a CDS encoding glycoside hydrolase family 140 protein — MKNLLVAGLSVLTLAACQPAAKKEEPKGMELLKVSANHRFFETEDGEPFFWLGDTGWLLFTKLNREETENYLETRKEQGFNVIQVMVLHGLGAVNVYGDSALVDHNVSMPNVTEGNDFSDSIQYDYWDNMDYAIDLAAEKGLYMALVPVWGNNVKDGGVLRDEAAVYGKWIADRYKDRKNIIWLNGGDTFGSDSTATWNILGNALRDNDPNHLITFHPRGRMQSNDWFLDEPWMDFNMIQSGHRRYDQDDTERGYAQDNYKYIFEDWDLTPVRPTIDGEPSYEGIPQGLHDTLQPFWNDADVRRYAYWSVFAGAFGYTYGHSAVMQFYQPGDKAAAYGAKDYWTKAINDPGANQMKYVKELMLSRPYFERVPDQSLIAGENGEKYDFLIATRGNDYAFIYSYNGRDIPVQMGKIAGDKVTASWFNPRNGQFSAIGEFENTGVQSFDPPGDAGDGHDYVLVLDSVK; from the coding sequence ATGAAAAATCTACTCGTTGCGGGTTTGTCGGTATTGACGTTGGCGGCATGTCAGCCAGCGGCAAAAAAGGAAGAACCCAAAGGAATGGAATTATTAAAAGTGTCGGCTAACCATCGTTTTTTCGAAACGGAAGATGGCGAGCCTTTCTTTTGGCTGGGCGATACCGGCTGGTTGCTCTTTACAAAATTGAATCGCGAAGAGACTGAAAACTACCTGGAAACTAGAAAAGAGCAAGGTTTCAACGTTATCCAGGTGATGGTGTTACATGGCTTGGGCGCGGTGAATGTTTACGGCGATTCAGCTTTGGTTGATCACAATGTGTCAATGCCGAATGTTACTGAAGGAAATGACTTCAGCGATTCAATTCAATATGATTACTGGGACAACATGGATTATGCCATCGATTTGGCGGCCGAAAAAGGCTTGTACATGGCCTTGGTTCCGGTGTGGGGCAATAATGTGAAAGATGGCGGTGTTTTGCGCGACGAAGCTGCTGTTTACGGCAAATGGATTGCCGACCGCTACAAGGACCGCAAAAATATTATTTGGTTGAATGGCGGCGACACTTTTGGAAGCGACTCAACTGCCACCTGGAATATTTTGGGGAATGCGCTGAGAGATAACGATCCCAATCACCTAATTACCTTCCACCCGCGTGGCCGGATGCAGTCGAACGACTGGTTTTTGGATGAGCCCTGGATGGATTTCAATATGATCCAGTCCGGTCACCGTCGTTACGATCAGGATGACACCGAGCGCGGCTATGCGCAGGACAACTACAAGTACATTTTTGAAGACTGGGATTTGACTCCTGTTCGCCCAACAATCGACGGCGAACCTTCTTACGAAGGAATTCCGCAGGGATTACACGATACTTTGCAACCGTTCTGGAACGATGCTGATGTGCGTCGCTACGCTTATTGGTCGGTATTTGCAGGGGCTTTTGGCTACACCTACGGCCACAGTGCCGTGATGCAGTTTTACCAGCCTGGCGACAAAGCGGCTGCTTACGGCGCTAAAGATTATTGGACAAAAGCGATTAACGATCCGGGTGCAAACCAAATGAAATATGTGAAAGAGTTGATGCTGTCGCGCCCTTATTTTGAACGGGTACCCGATCAAAGTTTGATTGCCGGTGAGAATGGCGAAAAGTATGATTTCCTGATCGCAACCCGTGGCAACGACTACGCATTCATTTACAGTTATAATGGTCGCGATATTCCGGTTCAGATGGGTAAAATTGCTGGCGACAAAGTAACTGCCAGTTGGTTCAACCCACGAAACGGACAGTTCTCTGCAATTGGAGAATTTGAAAATACCGGTGTGCAATCGTTCGATCCTCCGGGAGATGCCGGCGACGGACACGACTATGTGTTGGTTTTGGACAGCGTAAAGTAG
- a CDS encoding sodium:solute symporter, with product MNPTPNIHFLDYFIMFLTLVVSLGVGFWFSKRQKDTNNYFKAAGSIPSWAIGISILATLISSITFLAYPGEGYTSNWIRLVQGLMVPIVLVAIVGFVVPLFRHVIQLSTYEYFEKRFGKFARFYTSISFILTHFSKMGTVFFLISLALSKMIGLDTVTIIWIIGAAVILLTMLGGIEAVIWLDVIQGFLLIIGGVIALGILLFTPEGGPMEVWRVAMASDRIGFGPFDWNFVHLTFWVMALNGVFYAIQKYGTDQTIVQRYLTAKTDKAAIKASLIGVLLSVPVWAMFMFIGTALFSYYKITGAPLPADIEADAVFPYFILTKLPVGIVGLILSALMAAAISSLDSDLNCLSAILMEDYYKRIFPKSTDKQQLMMGRLFIVLAGLGAIGVALFYVNAGSEGVLGIIFTLYAIFSGGIAGMFLLGIFSTRANKQGLYWGIGASILFTAWALLTSTPIGMEGKKTILLNLGNFNYTQHKYMIGVYSHVVLIVVGYVGSLCCKGGATDISLTWVGWKQRKKQLNKA from the coding sequence ATGAATCCTACACCGAACATACATTTCCTCGACTACTTTATCATGTTTCTGACCTTGGTCGTCTCCCTGGGAGTCGGCTTTTGGTTCTCGAAACGTCAAAAAGATACCAACAACTATTTCAAAGCTGCCGGATCGATTCCTTCCTGGGCGATTGGTATTTCGATTTTGGCAACACTGATCAGCAGTATCACATTTTTGGCCTATCCCGGTGAAGGTTATACTTCAAACTGGATTCGGCTGGTTCAGGGCTTGATGGTGCCGATTGTTCTTGTTGCGATTGTGGGATTTGTTGTGCCTCTATTTCGGCATGTCATTCAGCTAAGTACCTACGAATACTTTGAAAAACGTTTCGGTAAATTTGCCCGTTTTTACACGTCGATAAGCTTCATCCTGACCCACTTTTCCAAGATGGGAACGGTGTTTTTTCTGATTTCGTTGGCGTTGAGTAAAATGATTGGATTGGATACTGTAACGATTATTTGGATTATCGGAGCTGCAGTAATTCTTCTTACAATGTTAGGCGGAATTGAAGCAGTTATCTGGCTGGATGTGATCCAGGGTTTCTTGCTGATCATCGGAGGTGTGATAGCTCTTGGCATTTTGTTGTTTACGCCGGAAGGTGGCCCGATGGAAGTTTGGCGCGTGGCGATGGCAAGCGACCGAATTGGCTTTGGCCCGTTTGATTGGAATTTTGTGCATCTTACCTTTTGGGTAATGGCATTAAATGGTGTGTTTTACGCCATTCAGAAATACGGAACCGACCAAACAATCGTACAGCGCTATTTGACAGCGAAGACGGACAAAGCAGCTATCAAAGCCTCATTGATCGGGGTTTTGCTGAGTGTTCCTGTTTGGGCCATGTTCATGTTTATTGGAACTGCATTGTTTTCGTACTATAAAATTACCGGGGCTCCGTTACCTGCCGATATTGAGGCGGACGCTGTGTTCCCTTATTTCATTTTAACAAAACTGCCGGTTGGTATTGTTGGCTTGATTTTGTCGGCATTGATGGCAGCAGCTATTTCCAGCCTCGACTCGGATTTGAACTGCCTTTCGGCGATTTTGATGGAAGACTATTACAAACGCATTTTCCCGAAAAGTACCGACAAACAGCAATTGATGATGGGACGCTTGTTCATCGTTTTGGCTGGTTTGGGTGCAATCGGCGTGGCCTTGTTCTATGTGAATGCCGGTAGCGAGGGCGTTCTTGGAATCATCTTTACACTTTACGCTATTTTCTCGGGCGGTATTGCGGGTATGTTCTTATTGGGAATTTTCAGTACACGGGCCAACAAGCAAGGTCTGTATTGGGGAATCGGAGCCAGCATTCTCTTTACGGCATGGGCGCTGCTCACTTCAACACCGATTGGAATGGAAGGCAAAAAGACCATTCTTTTGAATTTGGGAAATTTCAATTACACGCAGCATAAATACATGATTGGTGTGTACAGCCATGTGGTGCTGATTGTAGTCGGTTACGTTGGAAGCCTTTGTTGTAAAGGCGGAGCAACCGATATTTCGCTGACCTGGGTCGGTTGGAAACAGAGAAAAAAACAGCTAAACAAAGCATAA